The Virgibacillus phasianinus genome includes a window with the following:
- a CDS encoding DUF2268 domain-containing protein: protein MPVAPTDQWLGLYLKNKIGLAEYDFTIQRDIFGKKLSSFFSHTWDEIHQFLLQNGLFIPSSSDEKIIQQMTDKNVWGTAKEELNQLRCDWNGPDIPLFIFPSNQANDELRLDLRGKSGVAKHDKVVLFIGSDTSKQDLQALITHEYNHVCRLNYLNQPEEDITLLDGMILEGLAEVAVLNRLGEGPIAKWTSIYPLEYALEQWEKNAKLNLHVHKKDSFFHDFMYGNNSIPKWMGYNIGFHLVSSFAVNTREDMNKLLHLPAESILEKSAFSG from the coding sequence TTGCCCGTCGCCCCCACCGACCAATGGCTTGGCCTGTACCTAAAAAACAAAATCGGATTAGCAGAATATGATTTCACAATACAGAGGGATATTTTTGGCAAAAAGCTTTCGTCCTTTTTTTCACATACCTGGGATGAAATTCACCAGTTCCTCCTGCAAAATGGACTATTTATACCTAGTTCATCCGACGAAAAAATCATTCAGCAGATGACAGATAAAAATGTTTGGGGAACTGCCAAGGAAGAACTGAATCAATTAAGATGTGACTGGAATGGTCCTGATATCCCTTTATTTATTTTCCCTTCAAATCAGGCAAACGACGAGCTCCGCCTTGACCTCCGTGGGAAGTCCGGCGTTGCTAAACATGATAAAGTTGTTCTATTTATCGGAAGTGATACATCAAAGCAGGATTTACAGGCACTGATTACCCATGAGTACAATCATGTGTGCCGCCTGAATTATTTAAATCAACCAGAGGAGGATATTACTTTATTAGATGGAATGATTCTGGAGGGGCTTGCGGAAGTCGCTGTATTAAATCGGCTTGGAGAAGGACCAATAGCAAAGTGGACATCAATATATCCACTTGAATATGCATTAGAGCAATGGGAAAAGAACGCCAAATTAAATCTGCACGTGCACAAGAAGGATTCCTTTTTCCACGATTTTATGTATGGGAACAATTCCATTCCAAAGTGGATGGGGTACAATATTGGCTTTCATCTTGTTTCTTCATTTGCTGTAAATACAAGAGAGGACATGAATAAACTGTTACACCTACCCGCAGAATCCATTCTAGAAAAAAGTGCCTTTTCGGGATGA
- a CDS encoding class I SAM-dependent methyltransferase → MDKYNYHDFLAICGIGGAHPGGLALTKELLKELKFDQNSRILDAGCGTGQTSAYLAKKYGCEITALDRHPIMLQKAKKRFSNENATIHVVCGDVEDIPLADESFDLILVESVTVFTNIRKTIAEFARLLRIGGALFDLEMTAATPFSEKMMRAFQEVYGIAHVPTENEWRKLFKQAGFPSIEVVHENTVANILDEQPVQTDTNELPDFDLSDSIDPSIYRIWDDHQQLTEKYADMMEYKVYRAMK, encoded by the coding sequence ATGGATAAGTATAATTATCATGATTTTTTAGCAATCTGTGGTATTGGTGGTGCACACCCAGGCGGACTGGCACTAACAAAAGAACTTTTAAAAGAGCTGAAATTTGATCAGAACAGCAGAATACTTGATGCTGGATGTGGAACGGGACAAACATCTGCCTATTTGGCAAAAAAATACGGATGCGAAATTACTGCACTCGATCGCCATCCAATTATGTTACAAAAGGCAAAGAAGAGATTTAGCAATGAAAATGCAACCATTCATGTAGTATGTGGTGATGTGGAAGATATACCTTTGGCAGATGAATCATTTGATTTAATCCTGGTTGAGTCTGTTACTGTTTTCACTAATATCCGTAAAACAATTGCTGAATTTGCACGATTATTACGGATTGGAGGGGCTCTATTTGATCTTGAGATGACCGCAGCTACCCCCTTTTCTGAAAAAATGATGCGGGCTTTTCAGGAGGTATATGGAATAGCCCATGTTCCTACAGAGAATGAGTGGAGAAAGCTGTTTAAACAGGCAGGGTTTCCATCAATTGAGGTCGTTCACGAAAATACGGTTGCTAACATACTTGATGAACAACCAGTGCAAACAGACACGAATGAGTTGCCAGACTTTGACCTATCTGATTCGATTGACCCTTCCATCTACCGGATTTGGGATGATCACCAACAACTAACGGAAAAATATGCAGATATGATGGAGTATAAGGTATATCGGGCTATGAAATAA
- the moaC gene encoding cyclic pyranopterin monophosphate synthase MoaC: protein MTDFTHFNGQGRAKMVDISEKKETERTAIARSSIFVTKEIYIKITNQEIKKGDVLAVAQVAGIMAAKRTSDWIPMCHPLQLKGIDISFDWSIRDNKHELIIEAFVKTKGSTGVEMEALTAASATALTVYDMCKALDKGMVIGRTYLIEKKGGKSGDYFRAGKGE from the coding sequence ATGACCGATTTCACTCACTTTAACGGGCAAGGAAGAGCGAAGATGGTGGATATTAGTGAGAAGAAAGAAACGGAGCGGACTGCGATTGCTAGATCAAGTATCTTCGTAACGAAAGAAATTTACATAAAAATTACGAACCAGGAAATAAAAAAAGGGGATGTGCTTGCGGTGGCCCAGGTCGCTGGGATTATGGCAGCAAAACGAACCTCTGACTGGATTCCAATGTGTCATCCGCTACAATTAAAAGGGATTGATATTTCATTTGATTGGAGTATCAGAGACAATAAACACGAACTAATCATAGAAGCCTTTGTAAAAACCAAGGGAAGTACTGGGGTGGAGATGGAAGCGTTGACAGCTGCATCCGCTACCGCGTTAACCGTATATGATATGTGTAAAGCATTAGACAAAGGCATGGTTATAGGCAGAACCTATTTAATAGAGAAAAAGGGCGGCAAATCAGGAGATTATTTCCGCGCGGGTAAGGGGGAGTAA
- a CDS encoding redox-sensing transcriptional repressor Rex, which translates to MVQYKIPQATAKRLPLYYRFINNLHHQGKMRVSSKELSEAVKVDSATIRRDFSYFGALGKKGYGYNVEYLLGFFRKTLDQDELTEVALIGVGNLGTAFLHYNFMKNNNTKIMMAFDAEPSKVGTEIGGVPVYHIDQLAEKMKGVHVAILTVPSTEADGITELLVKTGVSGILNFTPARLTVPDHIRVHHIDLAVELQALVYFLKHYPLDHKGIDEEL; encoded by the coding sequence ATGGTACAATATAAGATTCCGCAGGCTACAGCCAAGCGTCTGCCATTATATTATCGGTTTATCAATAATCTACATCATCAGGGTAAAATGCGCGTTTCCTCAAAAGAGTTAAGTGAAGCGGTTAAAGTTGATTCTGCTACCATTCGCAGAGATTTTTCCTATTTTGGGGCATTAGGCAAAAAGGGCTATGGCTATAATGTTGAATATTTATTAGGCTTTTTTCGCAAAACATTAGATCAGGACGAGCTTACCGAAGTCGCCTTAATTGGTGTTGGAAATCTGGGTACTGCCTTTCTGCACTATAATTTTATGAAAAACAATAATACGAAAATTATGATGGCCTTTGACGCGGAACCAAGTAAAGTAGGGACGGAAATAGGCGGCGTGCCAGTTTATCATATTGACCAGCTGGCTGAAAAAATGAAGGGTGTCCATGTTGCAATATTGACAGTTCCATCTACTGAAGCCGACGGGATTACAGAATTATTGGTTAAAACAGGCGTTTCCGGTATTTTAAACTTTACCCCGGCACGATTAACTGTACCCGATCATATTCGTGTGCATCATATTGACTTGGCAGTGGAGCTGCAGGCCTTGGTCTATTTTCTGAAGCATTATCCGTTGGACCATAAAGGAATAGATGAGGAACTATAA